A section of the Schistosoma haematobium chromosome ZW, whole genome shotgun sequence genome encodes:
- a CDS encoding hypothetical protein (EggNog:ENOG410Y1MM~COG:S), with protein MDYEANEENDYDSDFIDEDTESRLYSAVFFETSIYTPVSHDLVSERIDSNFNGTSFLRNSESSKNPVFMHVECVNKEVSDALTTSLQVQRDCFEDECEKDTSSSSSGCSVLLHCGNESSETEISTQGVILGVSHDTLLHVENGNNSSAVPCQTTFNDNPNLWKICNADRYSSRSTSIRYFNSLDNSLCSECGSKRQRSHRCCTCCILCGEEGHEKGECDKMYCYACLAPGHTKHECHLLKSLKKSICERCGQQGHNSTLCTELWRQYRNTTNKGKPIRLFDFVKSKGCCNCGRKGHTVDDCRHQPLKSHFIGPLPRRRVLVYDKKDIYKSIRLKLTKLREKKSKCKKILEKVDNCKVIDNENEYQLCKHPKSSKQRKQECKKLDNRTNCSSYNKSCKSINQKKLQKVMEQELPYKASSSPYISNLKQKAIKQRMDFAKWDVLPSLEIEETTKKRKKVNNENRKLKSQSVLLSHHEFSSSSSYNFNEISDNFSITKRTRKRRKSRSSEDTHKASTSYSPFQNTHQTPLRRSKKKYFSQSVTS; from the exons ATGGATTACGAAGCAAATGAAGAAAACGATTATGACAGTGATTTTATTGACGAAGATACGGAGTCACGTCTTTACAGTGCAGTATTCTTTGAAACGTCAATTTACACACCTGTATCACATGATCTAGTATCGGAACGAATTGATTCTAATTTTAATGGTACATCATTTTTACGCAATTCGGAATCATCTAAAAATCCTGTTTTCATGCATGTTGAATGTGTAAATAAGGAAGTATCTGATGCGTTGACAACCTCACTTCAAGTTCAACGGGACTGTTTCGAAGATGAATGTGAAAAGGATACCTCGTCATCAAGTTCTGGTTGTAGTGTTTTATTGCATTGTGGAAATGAATCTTCTGAGACTGAGATCAGTACTCAAGGCGTTATTCTTGGCGTTTCCCATGATACATTGCTGCATGTTGAGAATGGGAataactcttcagcagtgccaTGTCAGACAACATTTAATGATAATCCTAATTTGTGGAAGATATGTAACGCTGATAGATACTCATCACGCTCAACAAGTATCCGGTATTTTAACAGTTTGGATAATTCACTTTGTTCAGAATGTGGAAGTAAAAGACAAAGGTCTCACAGATGTTGTACT TGTTGCATTTTGTGTGGAGAAGAGGGTCATGAGAAAGGTGAATGCGATAAAATGTATTGTTATGCATGTTTGGCGCCTGGTCACACAAAGCATGAATGCCATTTGTTGAAAAGTTTGAAAAAATCAATTTGCGAACGCTGTGGACAGCAAGGACATAATTCAACA TTGTGTACAGAATTATGGAGACAATACCGAAATACC ACAAATAAAGGCAAACCAATACGGTTGTTTGACTTTGTGAAATCAAAAGGCTGTTGTAATTGTGGACGTAAAGGACATACTGTTGAT GATTGTCGTCACCAACCTTTAAAATCTCATTTTATTGGTCCTTTGCCAAGGAGAAGAGTGTTGGTTTATGataaaaaagatatatataaatCTATTCGCTTAAAGTTAACCAAATTACGTGAAAAGAAATCCAAATGTAAAAAGATTTTAGAGAAGGTAGATAATTGTAAAGTAATcgataatgaaaatgaataccAATTGTGTAAACATCCCAAATCATCTAAACAAAGAAAACAAGAATGtaaaaaattagacaaccgAACTAATTGTTCGTCTTACAATAAATcttgtaaatcaatcaatcaaaagAAATTACAAAAGGTCATGGAACAAGAATTACCATATAAAGCTTCTTCATCTCCATATATAA GTAATTTGAAACAAAAGGCCATAAAACAGCGAATGGATTTTGCAAAGTGGGACGTTCTACCGTCACTTGAAATTGAAGAAACGACGAAGAAAAGGAAAAAAGTTAATAATGAAAATCGAAAGTTAAAGTCCCAAAGCGTTCTATTATCTCATCACGAATTTTCTTCATCGTCTTcatataatttcaatgaaatttcagACAACTTTTCTATCACAAAAAGAACTAGAAAAAGACGAAAGTCAAG atcTTCGGAAGACACTCATAAAGCAAGTACTTCATATTCACCATTTCAAAATACACACCAAACTCCATTAAGGAGATcgaaaaagaaatatttctctCAATCTGTAACTTCGTAA
- a CDS encoding hypothetical protein (EggNog:ENOG410Y1MM~COG:S): protein MYCYACLAPGHTKHECHLLKSLKKSICERCGQQGHNSTLCTELWRQYRNTTNKGKPIRLFDFVKSKGCCNCGRKGHTVDDCRHQPLKSHFIGPLPRRRVLVYDKKDIYKSIRLKLTKLREKKSKCKKILEKVDNCKVIDNENEYQLCKHPKSSKQRKQECKKLDNRTNCSSYNKSCKSINQKKLQKVMEQELPYKASSSPYISNLKQKAIKQRMDFAKWDVLPSLEIEETTKKRKKVNNENRKLKSQSVLLSHHEFSSSSSYNFNEISDNFSITKRTRKRRKSRSSEDTHKASTSYSPFQNTHQTPLRRSKKKYFSQSVTS from the exons ATGTATTGTTATGCATGTTTGGCGCCTGGTCACACAAAGCATGAATGCCATTTGTTGAAAAGTTTGAAAAAATCAATTTGCGAACGCTGTGGACAGCAAGGACATAATTCAACA TTGTGTACAGAATTATGGAGACAATACCGAAATACC ACAAATAAAGGCAAACCAATACGGTTGTTTGACTTTGTGAAATCAAAAGGCTGTTGTAATTGTGGACGTAAAGGACATACTGTTGAT GATTGTCGTCACCAACCTTTAAAATCTCATTTTATTGGTCCTTTGCCAAGGAGAAGAGTGTTGGTTTATGataaaaaagatatatataaatCTATTCGCTTAAAGTTAACCAAATTACGTGAAAAGAAATCCAAATGTAAAAAGATTTTAGAGAAGGTAGATAATTGTAAAGTAATcgataatgaaaatgaataccAATTGTGTAAACATCCCAAATCATCTAAACAAAGAAAACAAGAATGtaaaaaattagacaaccgAACTAATTGTTCGTCTTACAATAAATcttgtaaatcaatcaatcaaaagAAATTACAAAAGGTCATGGAACAAGAATTACCATATAAAGCTTCTTCATCTCCATATATAA GTAATTTGAAACAAAAGGCCATAAAACAGCGAATGGATTTTGCAAAGTGGGACGTTCTACCGTCACTTGAAATTGAAGAAACGACGAAGAAAAGGAAAAAAGTTAATAATGAAAATCGAAAGTTAAAGTCCCAAAGCGTTCTATTATCTCATCACGAATTTTCTTCATCGTCTTcatataatttcaatgaaatttcagACAACTTTTCTATCACAAAAAGAACTAGAAAAAGACGAAAGTCAAG atcTTCGGAAGACACTCATAAAGCAAGTACTTCATATTCACCATTTCAAAATACACACCAAACTCCATTAAGGAGATcgaaaaagaaatatttctctCAATCTGTAACTTCGTAA